From a single Nitrogeniibacter mangrovi genomic region:
- a CDS encoding bifunctional protein-serine/threonine kinase/phosphatase, with product MNQTLTVSIGQYSAKGRKAINQDFHGAVVPSEPQRTHKGIAVALADGISSSTVSQEAAESAIKSFLDDYYCTSDAWTVRTAAERVLRATNTWLHAQTRRSEYRYERDKGYVCTFSALVLKSNTAHLFHVGDARIYRVAGRSLEQLTRDHRVFVSREHSHLARALGIDAHLEIDYQALPLHPGDTYVLATDGVYEHIDSATLIDLIRTHADHLDAAARLAVQAAFDAGSTDNLTALIVRVDSVPLAHANEIQRQLGELKLPPQLEARMMFDGFEIIRQIHASHRSHIFLARDLDTGELLALKTPSFDMREDPAYLERFLMEEWVARRLDNAHVLKPHPRRRAQAYVYVVMEYVEGITLAQWMRDNPRPELAAVRDIVAQIARGLQAFHRKEMLHQDLRPENIIIDAHGTAKIIDFGSTHVAGLSELAAGHDPRDILGTHQYAAPEYFTGDGGNPRSDLFSLGVIAYQMLTGHLPYGATVARATTRAAQQRLRYRSALDDDHPIPAWMDEALRKAVHPLPDKRYESLSEFITDLKQPNSAFRTRGHTPLIERNPVRFWKGLSIVLGLVVVVLLGVIRALV from the coding sequence ATGAACCAGACGCTCACGGTGTCGATCGGGCAGTACTCGGCCAAGGGTCGCAAGGCCATCAATCAGGACTTCCATGGCGCCGTGGTGCCGAGCGAGCCCCAGCGGACCCACAAGGGCATCGCCGTCGCGCTGGCCGACGGCATCAGCTCCAGCACGGTGAGCCAGGAGGCCGCCGAGTCGGCGATCAAGAGCTTCCTGGACGACTACTACTGCACCTCCGACGCGTGGACCGTGCGCACCGCCGCCGAGCGCGTGCTGCGGGCCACCAACACCTGGCTCCATGCGCAGACGCGGCGCAGCGAATACCGCTACGAGCGCGACAAGGGCTATGTGTGCACCTTCAGCGCCCTGGTGCTCAAATCCAACACCGCGCACCTGTTCCATGTGGGCGACGCGCGCATCTATCGCGTGGCAGGGCGGTCACTGGAACAACTCACCCGCGACCACCGCGTCTTCGTCTCCCGCGAGCACAGCCACCTGGCCCGCGCGCTGGGCATCGACGCGCATCTGGAAATCGACTACCAGGCGCTGCCGCTGCACCCCGGCGACACCTACGTCCTCGCCACCGACGGCGTCTACGAGCACATCGACAGCGCCACCCTGATCGATCTCATCCGCACGCACGCCGATCACCTGGACGCGGCCGCGCGCCTGGCGGTGCAAGCGGCCTTCGACGCCGGCAGCACCGACAACCTCACCGCGCTCATCGTCCGCGTCGACAGCGTGCCGCTCGCCCACGCCAACGAGATCCAGCGCCAGCTCGGCGAGCTGAAGCTGCCGCCCCAGCTCGAGGCGCGCATGATGTTCGACGGCTTCGAGATCATTCGCCAGATCCATGCCAGCCACCGCAGCCACATCTTCCTGGCGCGCGACCTCGACACCGGCGAGTTGCTGGCGCTCAAGACCCCGTCCTTCGACATGCGCGAAGACCCGGCCTATCTCGAACGCTTCCTCATGGAAGAATGGGTCGCGCGCCGGCTCGACAACGCCCATGTGCTCAAGCCCCATCCGCGCCGTCGCGCGCAGGCCTATGTGTATGTGGTGATGGAATACGTCGAGGGCATCACGCTGGCCCAGTGGATGCGCGACAACCCGCGCCCCGAGCTGGCGGCGGTGCGCGACATCGTCGCGCAGATCGCGCGCGGCCTGCAGGCCTTTCATCGCAAGGAGATGCTGCACCAGGACCTGCGCCCCGAGAACATCATCATCGACGCCCACGGCACCGCCAAGATCATCGACTTCGGCTCCACCCACGTGGCCGGCCTGTCCGAGCTGGCCGCCGGGCACGACCCCCGGGACATCCTCGGCACCCACCAGTACGCCGCGCCCGAATACTTCACCGGCGACGGCGGCAACCCGCGCTCGGACCTGTTCTCGCTCGGCGTCATCGCCTACCAGATGCTCACCGGCCACCTGCCCTACGGCGCCACCGTGGCCCGCGCCACCACCCGCGCCGCGCAGCAGCGCCTGCGCTACCGCTCGGCACTGGACGACGATCACCCCATCCCGGCGTGGATGGACGAGGCCCTGCGCAAGGCCGTGCATCCGCTGCCGGACAAGCGCTACGAGTCGCTCTCGGAGTTCATCACCGATCTCAAGCAGCCCAACAGCGCCTTCCGCACCCGCGGCCACACCCCGCTCATCGAGCGCAACCCGGTGCGCTTCTGGAAGGGGCTGTCGATCGTGCTCGGGCTGGTGGTGGTCGTGTTGCTGGGGGTGATCCGGGCACTGGTGTGA
- a CDS encoding VOC family protein: MQPRITVITLGVEDLEAALRFYRDGLGFATEGIIGREFDHGAVVFIDMQPGLRLALWPRASIAHDTGLAVGAASPTEMTLGHNVSTAGEVDAVMAAAAAAGATIVKPAHDTFWGGYAGYFQDPDGHLWEVVWNPAWAAPAD, encoded by the coding sequence ATGCAACCGCGTATCACCGTCATCACCCTCGGCGTCGAGGATCTCGAGGCCGCTTTGCGCTTCTATCGCGACGGGCTGGGGTTTGCGACCGAGGGCATCATCGGCCGGGAATTCGACCACGGCGCGGTGGTGTTCATCGACATGCAGCCCGGGCTGCGTCTGGCCCTGTGGCCGCGCGCGAGCATCGCCCACGACACCGGTCTGGCGGTCGGTGCCGCGAGCCCGACCGAGATGACGCTGGGGCACAACGTGAGTACGGCGGGCGAGGTCGATGCGGTCATGGCGGCGGCCGCGGCGGCCGGCGCGACCATCGTCAAGCCGGCGCACGATACCTTCTGGGGCGGCTACGCCGGCTACTTTCAGGACCCGGACGGCCATCTGTGGGAGGTGGTGTGGAATCCGGCCTGGGCTGCGCCGGCCGACTGA
- the adeC gene encoding AdeC/AdeK/OprM family multidrug efflux complex outer membrane factor, translated as MTRLRLLTACLATAGLSACASLAPDYQRPAAPVAAQWPADTTTATAADAPAALDLAWQDYFTDPRLQQVIAQALANNRDLRVAALNIESARAQYRIRRADRFPAVTGEAGETARRTPGDLTSSGNAAVTRQYSVDLGVSWELDLFGRLKSLQDQALESYLATTEAQRATRISLVAEVANAWLTLAADRARYDLSKRTYETQAKSLELTRKSFDLGAASRLALSQLQTTAARARADLAATRAQVAKDRNALELLVGTTVDAGLLPASLAEVKQPVAELPAGVPSEVLTQRPDVLRAERQLRAANANIGAARAAFFPRIGLTGSFGTASASLDGLFESGSRAWSFIPSVSLPIFNAGALRASLDVAKLQRDINVASYEKAIQTAFREVADALADRATIAERVDAVQSLVDSARDGFRLSEARYQSGLDSYLTQLDAQRTLYAAEQELISVRLTEASNKVTLYKVMGGGWH; from the coding sequence ATGACCCGACTGCGACTGCTCACCGCCTGCCTCGCCACCGCCGGCCTGTCCGCCTGCGCCTCGCTGGCGCCGGACTACCAGCGCCCGGCGGCGCCGGTCGCCGCCCAGTGGCCCGCCGACACCACGACGGCCACCGCCGCCGACGCCCCCGCGGCCCTCGATCTGGCCTGGCAGGACTACTTCACCGACCCGCGCCTGCAGCAGGTCATCGCCCAGGCGCTGGCCAACAACCGTGATCTGCGCGTGGCCGCGCTCAACATCGAGTCGGCCCGCGCCCAGTACCGCATCCGGCGTGCCGACCGCTTCCCCGCGGTGACCGGCGAGGCCGGCGAGACCGCCCGGCGCACGCCCGGCGATCTCACCAGCTCGGGCAATGCGGCGGTCACGCGTCAGTACAGCGTCGACCTCGGCGTGAGCTGGGAGCTCGACCTGTTCGGCCGTCTCAAGAGCCTGCAGGACCAGGCCCTGGAAAGCTACCTGGCGACGACCGAAGCGCAGCGCGCCACCCGCATCAGCCTGGTGGCCGAGGTCGCCAACGCCTGGCTCACGCTCGCGGCCGACCGCGCCCGCTACGACCTGTCGAAGCGCACCTACGAGACGCAGGCCAAATCACTGGAGCTCACCCGCAAGAGCTTCGACCTCGGCGCCGCCTCGCGCCTGGCCCTGAGCCAGCTGCAGACCACCGCCGCGCGCGCCCGCGCCGACCTGGCCGCCACCCGGGCGCAGGTCGCCAAGGACCGCAATGCGCTCGAGCTGCTGGTCGGCACGACGGTGGATGCCGGCCTGCTGCCGGCCTCACTGGCCGAGGTGAAGCAGCCGGTGGCCGAACTGCCCGCCGGCGTGCCTTCCGAGGTACTGACCCAGCGCCCCGACGTGCTGCGCGCCGAGCGCCAGCTGCGCGCCGCCAACGCCAACATCGGCGCGGCCCGGGCTGCCTTCTTCCCGCGCATCGGCCTCACCGGCAGCTTCGGCACCGCGAGCGCCAGCCTCGACGGCCTGTTCGAATCGGGTAGCCGCGCCTGGAGCTTCATCCCCAGCGTCAGCCTGCCCATCTTCAACGCCGGCGCCCTGCGCGCCAGCCTCGACGTAGCGAAGCTGCAGCGCGACATCAACGTGGCCAGCTACGAGAAGGCCATCCAGACCGCCTTCCGCGAAGTGGCCGACGCGCTCGCCGACCGCGCCACCATCGCCGAACGGGTCGACGCGGTGCAATCGCTCGTGGACTCGGCCCGCGACGGCTTCCGCCTCAGCGAAGCGCGTTACCAGAGCGGCCTCGACAGCTACCTGACCCAGCTCGACGCCCAGCGCACGCTGTACGCGGCCGAACAGGAACTCATCTCGGTGCGCCTGACCGAGGCGAGCAACAAGGTCACCCTGTACAAGGTGATGGGCGGCGGCTGGCATTAA
- a CDS encoding type II toxin-antitoxin system RelE/ParE family toxin, giving the protein MIKGFLHRGLKAFFETGSKAGIQPHHAPKLARQLARLDAAQAPEDMNLPGWRLHPLTGALAGHWSVTVNGNWRLTFRFEGEDAILVDYQDYH; this is encoded by the coding sequence ATGATCAAGGGCTTCCTGCATAGAGGGCTGAAGGCGTTCTTCGAGACCGGCAGCAAGGCCGGCATTCAACCGCACCATGCGCCCAAGCTGGCGCGGCAATTGGCCAGACTGGATGCGGCTCAGGCACCCGAGGACATGAATCTGCCCGGTTGGCGGCTCCATCCGCTGACGGGGGCCCTCGCGGGCCATTGGTCGGTAACGGTGAACGGAAACTGGCGTCTGACGTTCCGGTTCGAGGGCGAGGACGCGATTCTGGTCGATTACCAGGATTACCATTGA
- a CDS encoding HigA family addiction module antitoxin yields the protein MNAMHNPPHPGETLREDVLPELGLTVTDAARQLGVTRAALSRVLNGHAAISPEMALRLEGWLGVENGGRADVWVRQQAAYDLWKARQAGMPAVTKAPLMAA from the coding sequence ATGAACGCGATGCACAACCCACCGCACCCTGGTGAAACCCTGCGTGAAGACGTGTTGCCCGAACTCGGTCTGACCGTCACGGATGCGGCCAGGCAACTTGGCGTGACCCGTGCCGCACTGTCCAGGGTGCTGAACGGGCACGCCGCGATTTCGCCGGAAATGGCGCTGCGTCTGGAGGGGTGGCTCGGCGTCGAGAACGGCGGCCGTGCGGATGTCTGGGTCCGGCAGCAAGCGGCATACGATCTCTGGAAAGCCCGCCAGGCCGGCATGCCCGCCGTCACCAAAGCGCCATTGATGGCTGCGTGA
- a CDS encoding efflux RND transporter permease subunit, producing the protein MARFFIDRPIFAWVIAIVIMLAGALSILELPVSQYPSIAPPAVAINARYPGASAKAAEDSVTQVIEQKLTGLDGLLYMSSNTDSFGNVTVTLTFDAGVNPDIAQVQVQNKVQTALPLLPQAVQQQGVTVAKSARNFLMVAGFVSEDGRLNGTDLSDFLVSSVQDTISRVDGVGEVTVFGSQYAMRIWLDPAKLNNFRLTPGDVKAAVEAQNTQVSAGQLGGAPAVPGQGFSATITAQSRFQSPEQFENILLRSAADGGEVRLRDVARVEIGAESYETVARYNGQPAAGLGIRLAAGANALDTANRIRSTLDEMSHYFPPGVKYVIPYDTTPFVKISIEEVVKTLVEAVALVFLVMYLFLQNFRATIIPTIAVPVVLLGTFGAMAAFGFSINTLTMFGIVLAIGLLVDDAIVVVENVERVMTEEGLPPKEATKRSMGQITGALIGIGLVLAAVFVPMAFFGGSTGVIYRQFSITIVSAMALSVVVAIVFTPALCATMLKPVEKGHEHGEGGLFSGFFHWFNDRFAWATRHYESAVGGILKRSLRFLLIYALLFGALATLFTRLPTSFLPQEDQGIMFNQIVLPTGATQERTLAVLRKVEKHFLEDEKDTVRALFTVAGFSFSGRGQNMGIGFVNLKPWSERTAPGTDVQSIAGRAMGAFSQIREAMVFAFVPPAVLELGTSGGFTLELQDRSGLGHDALLAARNQFLGMAAQDKRLVAVRPNGQEDTAQLGLDIDLQKAGALGVSMASITDTLATAWGGTYVNDFIDRGRIKKVYVQADAPARMTPNDLDKWYVRNADGEMVPFSAFTRAKWTYGPQRLERFNGVPSMEILGQAAPGLSSGEAMAAVEELVAKLPPGIGYTWSGTSFEEQRSGSQAPALYALSLLVVFLCLAALYESWSVPFAVMLVVPLGVLGAVLAATGRGLSNDIYFQVGLLATIGLSAKNAILIVEFAKAQMEEAGKALVPATLEAVRMRLRPILMTSLAFGFGVLPLALSTGAGAGSQNAIGTGVLGGTIAATALGIFFVPLFYVVIKRVFSRGQKADEGTQAPAAGETH; encoded by the coding sequence ATGGCCCGATTCTTCATCGATCGCCCCATCTTCGCGTGGGTGATCGCCATCGTCATCATGCTGGCTGGCGCCCTGTCCATCCTGGAGCTGCCGGTCTCCCAGTATCCGTCCATCGCGCCCCCGGCCGTCGCCATCAACGCGCGCTATCCGGGCGCCTCCGCCAAGGCCGCCGAGGATTCGGTCACCCAGGTCATCGAACAGAAGCTCACCGGCCTGGACGGTCTGCTCTACATGAGCTCCAACACCGACTCCTTCGGCAACGTGACGGTGACGCTGACCTTCGACGCCGGCGTCAATCCCGACATCGCCCAGGTGCAGGTGCAGAACAAGGTGCAGACCGCCCTGCCGCTGTTGCCCCAGGCGGTGCAGCAGCAGGGGGTGACGGTGGCCAAGTCGGCGCGCAACTTCCTCATGGTGGCCGGCTTCGTGTCCGAGGACGGGCGCCTGAACGGCACCGACCTGTCGGACTTCCTCGTCTCCTCGGTGCAGGACACCATCTCCCGGGTGGACGGCGTCGGCGAGGTGACCGTGTTCGGCTCCCAGTACGCCATGCGCATCTGGCTCGACCCGGCCAAGCTCAACAACTTCCGCCTCACCCCGGGTGACGTGAAGGCCGCCGTCGAGGCCCAGAACACCCAGGTGTCGGCCGGTCAGCTCGGCGGCGCGCCAGCGGTACCGGGCCAGGGCTTCAGCGCCACGATCACCGCGCAGAGCCGGTTTCAGAGCCCGGAGCAGTTCGAGAACATCCTGCTGCGCAGCGCGGCCGACGGCGGCGAAGTGCGCCTGCGCGACGTGGCGCGGGTGGAAATCGGCGCCGAGAGCTACGAAACCGTGGCCCGCTACAACGGCCAGCCGGCCGCCGGCCTCGGCATCCGCCTGGCCGCGGGCGCCAACGCGCTGGACACCGCCAACCGCATCCGCTCGACACTCGACGAGATGTCGCACTACTTCCCCCCCGGGGTGAAGTACGTGATCCCCTACGACACCACGCCCTTCGTGAAGATCTCCATCGAGGAGGTGGTCAAGACCCTGGTCGAGGCGGTGGCCCTGGTGTTCCTGGTGATGTACCTGTTCCTGCAGAACTTCCGCGCCACCATCATCCCCACCATCGCGGTGCCGGTGGTGCTGCTGGGCACCTTCGGTGCCATGGCGGCCTTCGGCTTCTCGATCAACACCCTGACCATGTTCGGCATCGTGCTGGCCATCGGCCTGCTGGTGGACGACGCCATCGTGGTGGTGGAAAACGTCGAACGCGTCATGACCGAAGAGGGGCTGCCACCCAAGGAGGCGACCAAGCGCTCCATGGGCCAGATCACCGGCGCCCTGATCGGCATCGGCCTGGTGCTCGCCGCGGTGTTCGTGCCCATGGCCTTCTTCGGGGGTTCCACCGGGGTCATCTACCGCCAGTTCTCCATCACCATCGTCTCGGCCATGGCGCTGTCGGTGGTGGTGGCCATCGTGTTCACCCCGGCCTTGTGCGCCACCATGCTCAAGCCGGTGGAAAAGGGGCACGAGCATGGCGAAGGCGGCCTGTTTTCCGGCTTCTTCCACTGGTTCAACGACCGCTTCGCCTGGGCCACCCGCCACTACGAGTCGGCGGTGGGCGGCATCCTCAAGCGCAGCCTGCGCTTCCTGCTCATCTATGCGCTCCTGTTCGGCGCCCTGGCCACCCTGTTCACCCGTCTGCCCACCTCCTTCCTGCCGCAGGAAGACCAGGGCATCATGTTCAACCAGATCGTGCTGCCCACCGGCGCGACCCAGGAACGCACCCTGGCGGTGCTGCGCAAGGTCGAGAAGCACTTCCTCGAAGACGAGAAGGACACCGTGCGCGCCCTGTTCACCGTCGCCGGCTTCAGCTTCTCCGGGCGCGGCCAGAACATGGGCATCGGCTTCGTGAACCTCAAGCCGTGGAGCGAGCGCACCGCGCCGGGCACCGACGTGCAATCCATCGCCGGCCGCGCCATGGGCGCGTTCTCGCAGATCCGCGAGGCGATGGTGTTCGCCTTCGTGCCCCCGGCGGTGCTCGAGCTGGGCACCTCCGGCGGCTTCACCCTCGAGCTGCAGGACCGCTCCGGCCTCGGCCACGACGCCCTGCTCGCCGCGCGCAACCAGTTCCTCGGCATGGCCGCCCAGGACAAGCGCCTGGTCGCGGTGCGCCCCAACGGCCAGGAGGACACCGCCCAGCTGGGCCTGGACATCGACCTGCAGAAGGCCGGCGCGCTGGGCGTGAGCATGGCTTCGATCACCGACACCCTGGCCACGGCCTGGGGCGGCACCTACGTGAACGACTTCATCGATCGCGGCCGCATCAAGAAGGTGTATGTGCAGGCCGACGCACCGGCACGGATGACACCGAACGATCTCGACAAGTGGTACGTGCGCAACGCCGACGGCGAGATGGTGCCCTTCTCCGCCTTCACCCGCGCCAAATGGACCTACGGTCCCCAGCGTCTGGAGCGCTTCAACGGCGTGCCGTCGATGGAGATCCTCGGCCAGGCGGCGCCGGGCCTGTCGTCCGGTGAAGCCATGGCCGCGGTCGAAGAGCTGGTCGCCAAGCTGCCGCCGGGCATCGGCTACACCTGGTCGGGCACCTCTTTCGAGGAGCAGCGCAGCGGCTCCCAGGCACCGGCGCTGTACGCGCTCTCCCTGCTGGTGGTGTTCCTGTGTCTGGCCGCCCTGTACGAGAGCTGGTCGGTGCCCTTCGCGGTGATGCTGGTGGTGCCGCTCGGCGTGCTCGGCGCGGTGCTGGCGGCCACCGGGCGCGGCCTGTCCAACGACATCTACTTCCAGGTCGGCCTGCTGGCCACCATCGGCCTGTCCGCCAAGAACGCGATCCTGATCGTGGAATTCGCCAAGGCGCAGATGGAGGAAGCCGGCAAGGCGCTGGTCCCCGCCACCCTCGAGGCGGTGCGCATGCGTCTGCGCCCGATCCTGATGACCTCGCTGGCCTTCGGCTTCGGCGTGCTGCCGCTGGCCTTGTCCACCGGCGCCGGCGCCGGCAGCCAGAACGCCATCGGCACCGGCGTGCTCGGCGGCACCATCGCCGCCACCGCGCTCGGCATCTTCTTCGTGCCCCTGTTCTACGTGGTGATCAAGCGCGTCTTCAGCCGCGGCCAAAAGGCCGACGAAGGCACGCAGGCACCCGCCGCCGGGGAGACCCACTGA
- a CDS encoding efflux RND transporter periplasmic adaptor subunit: protein MRTQSLRPQQLAVVASLALLALSACSEKSGAQGGPGGGAPKPAVSVTTVHSAAVPVVTELPGRTSPYLEAEIRPQVTGILQKRLFKEGSTVKAGAPLYQIDPATYRAAVESAKAALARAEATLGNARLTARRYTRLAKVEAISAQTNEDAQAALKQAEADVAAAKAKLNETRINLDYTHINAPISGHIGRSSVTPGALLTANQASALATISQLDPIYVDLSQSTTELRALRLRIASGKVKANTATVPVSLVFEDGSEYAHAGKLAFSEVTVNKSTGSVTLRAEFPNPDGELLPGMFVRARLQQGEAVDAFLVPHEAVVRDARGQPQVMIVDADSKVAVRPITAERSVGDAWVVTDGLKSGDRVIVAGLQKVRPGAVVNAQPADAEAPAAGAAAGAK, encoded by the coding sequence ATGCGCACCCAGTCCCTTCGCCCGCAGCAACTGGCCGTCGTCGCGTCCCTCGCCCTGCTCGCCTTGAGCGCCTGCAGCGAGAAATCCGGCGCCCAGGGCGGCCCCGGCGGTGGCGCACCCAAGCCCGCCGTCAGCGTGACGACGGTCCACTCGGCCGCGGTGCCGGTGGTGACCGAGCTACCAGGGCGCACATCGCCCTATCTGGAGGCGGAGATCCGGCCGCAGGTCACCGGCATTCTCCAGAAGCGCCTGTTCAAGGAGGGCAGCACGGTCAAGGCCGGCGCGCCGCTGTACCAGATCGACCCGGCCACCTATCGGGCTGCCGTCGAGAGCGCCAAGGCCGCGCTGGCGCGCGCCGAGGCCACGCTGGGCAACGCGCGCCTGACCGCCAGGCGCTATACCCGACTGGCCAAGGTGGAGGCCATCAGCGCCCAGACCAATGAGGACGCCCAGGCCGCACTGAAGCAGGCCGAGGCGGACGTGGCAGCGGCCAAGGCCAAGCTCAACGAGACCCGCATCAACCTCGACTACACCCATATCAACGCCCCGATCTCGGGCCACATCGGCCGCTCCTCGGTCACCCCGGGCGCGCTGCTCACCGCCAACCAGGCCAGCGCGCTGGCGACGATCTCCCAGCTCGATCCCATCTATGTCGACCTGTCCCAGTCCACCACCGAGCTGCGCGCGCTGCGCCTGCGGATCGCGAGTGGCAAGGTGAAGGCGAACACGGCCACGGTGCCGGTGTCGCTGGTGTTCGAGGACGGCAGCGAATACGCCCACGCCGGCAAGCTGGCCTTCTCCGAGGTCACGGTCAACAAGAGCACCGGCAGCGTGACCCTGCGCGCCGAGTTCCCCAATCCGGACGGCGAACTGCTGCCGGGCATGTTCGTGCGCGCCCGCCTGCAGCAGGGCGAGGCGGTCGATGCCTTCCTCGTGCCCCATGAGGCGGTCGTCCGCGATGCGCGCGGCCAGCCCCAGGTGATGATCGTGGACGCCGACAGCAAGGTCGCGGTACGCCCGATCACCGCCGAACGCTCGGTGGGCGACGCCTGGGTGGTCACCGACGGGCTCAAGTCGGGCGACCGGGTCATCGTCGCCGGGCTGCAGAAGGTGCGCCCGGGCGCGGTCGTGAATGCCCAGCCGGCCGACGCCGAGGCACCGGCAGCCGGCGCAGCCGCCGGCGCGAAGTGA
- a CDS encoding formate/nitrite transporter family protein, with protein sequence MSYVLPSEFVTKMIDAGESKVFMSTRDTLIRAYMAGAILALAAAFAVTINVQTGQPLAGAILFPVGFCLLYLMGFDLLTGVFTLAPLALIDKRPGVTASGILRNWGLVFCGNFAGALTVALFMAIIVTYGFDVEPNKVGVAIGHIGEGRTLGYAAHGAAGMLTLFIRGMLCNWMVSTGVVAAMMSTSVSGKVIAMWMPIMLFFYMGFEHSVVNMFLFPSGLMLGGNFSIMDYLIWNEIPTVLGNVVGGLTFVGLTLYSTHARTAPKRVPATA encoded by the coding sequence ATGTCCTACGTACTGCCAAGTGAGTTCGTCACCAAGATGATCGACGCGGGAGAGTCGAAAGTCTTCATGTCGACCCGCGACACCCTCATCCGCGCCTACATGGCCGGTGCCATCCTGGCGCTGGCCGCGGCCTTCGCCGTCACCATCAACGTGCAGACCGGCCAGCCGCTCGCCGGCGCAATCCTGTTCCCGGTGGGCTTCTGCCTGCTCTACCTGATGGGCTTCGACCTGCTGACCGGGGTCTTCACCCTGGCCCCGCTGGCCCTCATCGACAAGCGCCCGGGCGTGACCGCCAGCGGCATCCTGCGCAACTGGGGCCTGGTGTTCTGCGGCAACTTCGCCGGCGCCCTGACCGTGGCCCTGTTCATGGCGATCATCGTCACCTACGGCTTCGACGTCGAGCCCAACAAGGTGGGCGTGGCCATCGGCCATATCGGCGAGGGCCGCACCCTGGGCTACGCGGCCCACGGCGCCGCCGGCATGCTGACCCTGTTCATCCGCGGCATGCTGTGCAACTGGATGGTGTCCACCGGCGTGGTCGCCGCCATGATGTCCACCTCGGTGTCGGGCAAGGTCATCGCCATGTGGATGCCGATCATGCTGTTCTTCTACATGGGCTTCGAGCACTCGGTGGTGAACATGTTCCTGTTCCCCTCCGGCCTGATGCTCGGCGGCAACTTCTCGATCATGGACTACCTCATCTGGAACGAGATCCCCACCGTGCTGGGCAACGTGGTCGGCGGCCTGACCTTCGTCGGCCTGACCCTGTACTCGACGCATGCCCGCACCGCACCCAAGCGCGTGCCCGCCACCGCCTGA
- a CDS encoding TetR/AcrR family transcriptional regulator, translating to MTDMTPEQSVPGCGSRADVRREQILAAAEACFRTHGFHGASMSKLCAQAGMSPGHVYHYFESKEAIIEGIVRRKADAILARVEATRNAPNVLDATLERAGEGIADKLDPDFAALELEIVSEACRNPRVARIVRDSDHEVLSNFTELVLGLRRDLGHEDSKETLDALVDMIAILFDGITVRGIRHPEMDRERVVALFEKTLRFLIVEWR from the coding sequence ATGACAGACATGACACCCGAGCAATCCGTTCCCGGTTGCGGTTCGCGCGCCGATGTCCGGCGGGAGCAGATCCTCGCCGCCGCCGAGGCCTGTTTCCGTACCCACGGCTTCCATGGCGCCAGCATGTCCAAACTGTGCGCGCAGGCCGGTATGAGTCCGGGGCACGTCTATCACTACTTCGAGAGCAAGGAAGCGATCATCGAGGGCATCGTCCGGCGCAAGGCGGACGCGATCCTGGCCCGGGTCGAGGCGACCCGCAACGCGCCCAATGTGCTCGACGCGACCCTGGAGCGGGCCGGCGAGGGCATTGCCGACAAACTGGATCCCGACTTCGCCGCGCTGGAACTGGAGATCGTCTCGGAGGCCTGCCGCAACCCGCGCGTGGCCAGGATCGTTCGCGATTCCGACCATGAGGTGCTGAGCAACTTCACCGAACTCGTGCTCGGCCTGCGTCGCGATCTGGGGCACGAGGACAGCAAGGAAACCCTCGACGCCCTGGTGGACATGATCGCCATCCTCTTCGACGGCATCACCGTCCGCGGCATCCGCCACCCCGAGATGGACCGCGAGCGCGTCGTCGCCCTGTTCGAAAAGACGCTGCGCTTCCTGATCGTCGAGTGGCGCTGA